TCCTGATGTAGAAACTGATGCAGATGCTGATGTAAATTCTGATGCATATGCTGCTGCAAATGCTGTTGCAAATGTGGATGCATATGCTGCTGCATCTGCTGAAGTATGTGCTGACGCAATTGCGGATGTGGTACTGGAAACAGTAAAGCAGAAGGTATCTGCGAAAACATCCGGCAGCGAAATCGGCAGTAATCAGAGTTGAAGACAATGGAGCGAGTGCTCCAGGTAATGTGAGGGTCATGTGTGCTCAGCCAACGAATTCCCAGGACAATGGGAAAGAATGGAGACTGAGTCACGTCAAAGGACAGTATCTCACGGTGGTCTCCCAAGTCAACTATCAGGTGGTGGGTTTCCAAAATGATTGGACCCGAGGCAATTGGATGTCCATCAATAGCTTCCACCATGATTGGCCATTCTTTAATTCTTAGAGGAATTGCATTTTGAATAACGAAGTCTTGATCGATGAAGTTGCCAGATGCACCAGAGTCAATCATAGCCCGGACGTACAGGGTGTGTCTGCCTGGGACATGGATCTGGAGCATCACTTGTAGGTGCGGAGTCAAAGCCTGGGAGGGTGGGGACCTTATTCTTTCTGGCCCTGTCGCTGAAGGTCCCCCTACAGCGGGGCCGGGGAGTTTCCCGGCGGCGAATTTTTGGAGGCTTTCGCTGGACAGGTGTCGGCGAAATGGCCTCCGTTACCGCAGTACAGACATAAGTTCATTTTGCGgcgtctttccttttcttccttggtCAGGCGCATGCGGGCACCTCCCACGGGCTCAGTGGGATCAGACTGGTTGGTTGGAGGCATCACCAAGGCCCTCGGTGAGTCAGGCTTGTTAGTAGCAGCAGCATTACGGGCTAGTCTTCTCTCGATGTGAATACATGCAGTGATCAGAGCAGCCAGGCTATCGGGGGCTTCCTGGCGAGACAGCTCTGCCCGAATTTCTGGGTTGAGGCCTTCCTGGAACTGATCCATCAGAGAAGGTTCAGTCCAGTCCAGGTCCTGGGCAATCATCTGGAATGCATTGGAGTAGTCCACTACAGGTCCTGGGCCCTGGCGCAGACGTCTGATCTTGCGTTTGGCAGCTTCACGTCTCTGAGGGTCTTCAAAGACATGCTTCAGCTCCATCATAAAGGCAGTGTAGTTGTGCATCAGGTAAGTGCATCTTTGCAACTTGGCAGTAGCCCAGCGGGCGGCACGGCCGATCAACATGCTTGTCACGAAGCATACACGGACACGGTCAACTGAGAAATCTCTGTTGCTCCTTTCCATGAAGAGCTGGCACTGGTACATGAAAGGACCCAGCATGTCAGAATTGCCATCAAACTTCTCAGGAAGGTCATCAAGGCAGTCATCATCGGTGAAAAAGATTTGGTCAGGGGCAGCTGCAGCACCCTGAAGCTCAAGGTCATCATCACTGTCCCCAGTAATCTGAAGCTGTTCAGGTTCAATGTCAATATCGTcgaaatcatcatcatcatcatcatcaaaatcGTCTAGATGATCCAAGAAACTGTAGCTCTGTGCCAGTAACTCTACTTGGTCCAGCAGGTTCATATTCTCAAACTGCCTGTGCATCTGTTCTTCAAACAGGTCAGGGACCTCCTCTTCATCATGTCTGCCTTCATTGGTGTCAGGAAAGGAGGCTTCAAACAGGTCAGGGACCTCCTCTTCATCATGTCTGCCTTCATTGGTGTCAGGAAAGGAGGCTTCAAACAGGTCAGGGGCCTGTTCATCATCATGTCTGCCTTCACTGGTGTCAGGCAAGGAGGCTTCAGACAGGTCAGGGGCCTCttcatcatcctgtctgtcttcaCTGGTGTCAGGCAAGGAGGCTTCAGACAGGTCAGGGGCCTCttcatcatcctgtctgtcttcaCTGGTGTCAGGCAAGGAGGCTTCAGACATGTCAGGGGCCTCttcatcatcctgtctgtcttcaCTGGTGTCAGGCAAGGAGGCTTCAGAGAGGTCAGGGGCCTCTTCAtcatcatcctgtctgtcttcaCTGGTGTCAGGCAAGGAGGCTTCAGACAGGTCAGGGGTCTCTTCATCATCATGTGTGTCTTCACTGGTGTCAGGCAAGGAGGCTTCAGACAGGTCAGGGGCCTCTTCATCATCATGTGTGTCTTCACTGGTGTCAGGAAAGGAGGCTTCAGACAGGTCAGGGGCCTCTTCATCATCTTGTGTGTCTTCACTGGTGTCAGGCAAGGAGGCTTCAGACAGGTCAGGGGCCTCTTCATCATCATGTGTGTCTTCACTGGTGTCGGGCAAGGAGGCTTCAAACAGGTCAGGGACCTCCTGGACCGCATCATGTCTTCGTTCACTGGTGTCAGGCAAGGAGGGGCTCTCcggcttgttgttgttgttgttgttgttgggaggaggaggaggaggaggaggagggggtgggcaGTTGGAGGAACCACCCACAGCAGCCATGGTGTCGGTGGGAGGGGCCCTCCCAGGTGTGGCTTCACTCCCCTGGGGAGGGAGCCTGGGATCCTGGGACCCTCGTGGTTAAGCTGCCTGTTCCTGTAAATGACAATAAAAGCATACATTCAACATGTACATTCAAAGCAGTTGCTATAAGCAGGGATTCAGGTGTTCAAATATCCCCTGATAATTATCAGTTGATAATAATTCAACAAAATACACACCCTCAAGAGGATGAGGTAATCAttcacaaaacaatgaaaaacataCTACTTCTTGATGTCCAGATATCCTAAATGTCTCTTCTAAGAAGTAACCTGCTTTTTATAATTAACAATATATGCCCTTCATCAGCAGTACACACACCTATACAAACTATAAAGGAAAGGCGACAATAGCAAACAAGtaagtttgggttttgtttgtttgtttggatatgGAGGTCACACAGCAAGAAACTCCCAAGGCagataaagaggaaacaaattatGCAAAATTAACTTCTAAATTATGCAAAATTATTCCAACATCATACCTTTTACCAATAAGAATGTTAGGAGAAAATAACATTCCTAATCAttaagaaaccacacacacacacacacaccctggaggGAGGTATTAAAAACCACAATGCCTGTACTCATAAGCTCTGAAAAATCAAAGTAGTTGGCCAAATGTCACAACAGAGAAGCACCCTAAACAATCAAGACCAAATTATTAAGTCAAATGACAACCACTATCACAAAAACCACAAGATTATCTAATTGATTTTATGACCACAAATTAAGTTCCTCGGGAGAATTCTCAATGACAGGAAAGAATTGAACACCTCATGGGGATGTCAGTTTACTTTATTAGGCAATCATTAAACAAATATTAATTGATGCTGCCTAGGAAGAAATGGGCTATACACTAggacatcttttttaaaagatacctGATAACCCAATCCAAATTCAACATGTTTTAATGAAATGACATAGGTAAGGGGTGGGAGGGTAGGGGGTGGAAGGGTGgaagggtagggggtggggaataGGAGGGTGGGGGAgtaccttctcagaggcaaaagggaggggggagggagtgaagaactctggggggacagggaagggggaaatatttggaatgtaaacaaataaaatttaataaaaaaagaactctaaaaaagaCAACATAGATATTAATCACTGAATTACACCTGTTAACTGACTAATAAGGCTATTAATTATGTAACAAAAGGCTACTTTCTGTATAAGTGTGGAGGGGCTATAACTATTGCAACTTGGGCATCCTGAATCTAAAGAtacttaaaaattttactttatcagtcaaagaaatacagaacttCATTTGCACTAAAGTTCACCAGAATGTAGCCTTTAGTTTTTAATTGAACATTTTCAATAGGGCTCCATCCAAAGGCTTGTAAAATTAAGGTAAAATGAACATGAATTCTAAGGAGAGTAACTCTGTATGTGAGAGAAGAGtagtttaaatgttttcattatgatTATAGTGAAATCATAGCAGTGTCTGCCTATGCACTTCCTGAGAAATAGGGTTAAATGCAATTAGAGTGATTAATACTTATGTATCTGTGAGGCTCTCAAATTgggaaaatttaaataattgtagtaaagaacaaaaagttttaaaaagtttattgaagttaaaaaaaaaaaaaggtttgacCTTACAAGCAACTTTTAAGTTTAAAGCTTCAAactttataaactttaaaaaaactttgTATTTGGTCAGTCtagcaaactttttaaaaagtttaacaaAGTttattgaagttttaaaaaaaagttttaaaaagtttgaaCTTACAAACTTTTAAGTTTAAAGCTTCAAACTTTAGAAAGTATAAAAACTTTGTAATTGGACAGTCTagcaaactttttaaaagaatttaacaaAGTTTATTGAAGTTTAAAAACTTTAAGTTTGAACTTACAACTTTTAAGTTTAAAGCTTAAAACTttagaaacttttaaaagttgcttttgaaactttaaaaccTTTTAATAGTTACAAACCTTTAATTAAAGAAGCTCAATAAAAGTtgaaaaacaaagtttaaaactTTTGAACAAAcataagtttaaaaataagtttttttctcTAAGGCAAAATGGGCACTAATTAAATTCTataaaactaaaaagataaaaatttgttAATTAGAAAAGTTAGCTAATATTTTAGCctgtcaaatattttaaaaaatagaggaaaaCTGACATCCCACATGACACCTGTTCGTCATCTTTGtgtgtgccccccacccccaccccccaccccctgcccccccTTTCTCAACAAGCACCGCACCCCCACCTTTTAGGCCCCTCCCCTGTCATAACCACCTACAGACATTTTCCTTTTGTCCTATGTTGTTCCTATAGCCTTTCCAAAAAGCAGAACACACAAGTGACTAAATTGTGACTTCTATCATCtaggaaaaaaacccaacaacttcaaaatagaaattaaaactttCCTTAAGATGGTCTCAGCATGGCCTGGTACAGCCTGACTCAGGTCAGGAATGTCTACGCCCTACTGGGGTGGGCTTAATTGAAGCCAGGTCTGGTGGACATTAACACTTATAAAAGATAACTAACTATGCGTCAGAAACTGAATTAGGAAACCAGCAAACAATATCTCAGGAAGATAATTTAAAGTGTAAGGCAACGGGGAGGAGCTATGCTCACATAACTTGGGGTGTGCCCCTCCCACCAAGATATTCAAGGGAGTGTGCTTTtggtttttaataatatttaataatattattttacaaataatattaaataataatattattat
The DNA window shown above is from Arvicanthis niloticus isolate mArvNil1 chromosome 15, mArvNil1.pat.X, whole genome shotgun sequence and carries:
- the Peg10 gene encoding LOW QUALITY PROTEIN: retrotransposon-derived protein PEG10 (The sequence of the model RefSeq protein was modified relative to this genomic sequence to represent the inferred CDS: inserted 1 base in 1 codon), whose amino-acid sequence is MAAVGGSSNCPPPPPPPPPPPNNNNNNNKPESPSLPDTSERRHDAVQEVPDLFEASLPDTSEDTHDDEEAPDLSEASLPDTSEDTQDDEEAPDLSEASFPDTSEDTHDDEEAPDLSEASLPDTSEDTHDDEETPDLSEASLPDTSEDRQDDDEEAPDLSEASLPDTSEDRQDDEEAPDMSEASLPDTSEDRQDDEEAPDLSEASLPDTSEDRQDDEEAPDLSEASLPDTSEGRHDDEQAPDLFEASFPDTNEGRHDEEEVPDLFEASFPDTNEGRHDEEEVPDLFEEQMHRQFENMNLLDQVELLAQSYSFLDHLDDFDDDDDDDFDDIDIEPEQLQITGDSDDDLELQGAAAAPDQIFFTDDDCLDDLPEKFDGNSDMLGPFMYQCQLFMERSNRDFSVDRVRVCFVTSMLIGRAARWATAKLQRCTYLMHNYTAFMMELKHVFEDPQRREAAKRKIRRLRQGPGPVVDYSNAFQMIAQDLDWTEPSLMDQFQEGLNPEIRAELSRQEAPDSLAALITACIHIERRLARNAAATNKPDSPRALVMPPTNQSDPTEPVGGARMRLTKEEKERRRKMNLCLYCGNGGHFADTCPAKASKNSPXGKLPGPAVGGPSATGPERIRSPPSQALTPHLQVMLQIHVPGRHTLYVRAMIDSGASGNFIDQDFVIQNAIPLRIKEWPIMVEAIDGHPIASGPIILETHHLIVDLGDHREILSFDVTQSPFFPIVLGIRWLSTHDPHITWSTRSIVFNSDYCRFRCRMFSQIPSALLFPVPHPQLRQHILQQMQQHMHPHLQQHLQQHMHQNLHQHLHQFLHQDPRLYLHADLHHHQHPNMQQQHPNIQQQQPDMQQQPDMQQQQHPGMQHHQHPDMQQQQHPDMQQQQQQQNLDMQHQLQQYLYQYLYHHLYPVMHHYLHPDLHHHLHEYLHQYLHQYLHQFLHHHLHPELHQYLYQYLQQYMHPDPHQPPDPHQPPDPHQPPDPPQPPDPHQPPDPPQPPDSHHHQHPDPHHRQHPDSHHRQHPDSHHRQHPDPHHRQHPDPHHRQHPDPHHRQHPDPHHRQHPDPHHRQHPDPHHHQHPDPHQDSHQDPHQDPHPNPHMDPHLHAQLHPQLHPQLHPQLYPQLHPQLYPQLHPQLHPQLYPQLYQQLHPQLHPHAPFFYHMAGFRVFHPLRYYYVQNVYTPVDEHVYPGHRLVDPNIEMIPGAHSIPSGHLYSLSESEMAALRNFVDRNVKDGLMTPTVAPNGAQVLQVKRGWKLQVTYNCRAPQSGTIQNQYFRLSLPNMGDPAHLATYAELVQVPGYYPLPAYVVYTGHHMMTAWYPVGRDVHGRIILMPVIITWGHRQPPVPQYPPPQPPPPPPPPPPPPPPPASSYSAA